A genomic stretch from Deltaproteobacteria bacterium includes:
- a CDS encoding glycosyltransferase family 2 protein has translation MKQPVTGLVLTFNGERLLADCLRSLDFCDRILVVDSKSTDATVEVAREHGAEVLLRTWEGPVPQFRFAFERIGSGWVVSLDQDEAMDDTLRDATIRALDGMPSNGPDGFMCSRSSYYLDRFMRHSGWYPDRLLRVFRFDTTEIHHSGPHYGFRSRGRVESLPGHIVHYPYRDLTEHIDKINYYTLKAAEEMHRQGRKAGLVKAVGHGLGYFLKYYVLKRGFLDGRAGFLLAVNSMYYGFLKYAHLMDIRARQDIEKPST, from the coding sequence GTGAAGCAGCCCGTGACCGGTCTAGTTCTGACCTTCAACGGGGAGAGGCTTCTGGCCGACTGTCTCCGTAGCCTGGATTTTTGCGACCGGATTCTCGTGGTCGATTCAAAGAGCACCGATGCCACGGTCGAGGTGGCCAGGGAGCACGGAGCCGAGGTGCTGCTCCGGACCTGGGAGGGGCCTGTGCCCCAGTTCCGGTTCGCCTTCGAGCGGATTGGTTCGGGCTGGGTGGTTTCGCTCGATCAGGACGAGGCCATGGACGACACCCTTCGGGATGCGACCATCCGGGCCCTTGACGGGATGCCATCCAATGGGCCCGACGGATTCATGTGTTCCAGATCCTCGTATTATCTGGATCGGTTCATGCGTCACAGCGGGTGGTACCCGGACCGTCTGCTCCGGGTCTTCCGTTTTGACACCACCGAGATCCATCATTCCGGCCCCCACTACGGCTTCCGGTCCCGAGGCAGGGTCGAGAGCCTGCCGGGACATATCGTTCACTACCCGTATCGGGATCTGACCGAACATATCGACAAAATCAACTATTATACCCTCAAGGCAGCCGAGGAGATGCACCGCCAGGGTCGAAAGGCAGGCCTGGTCAAGGCCGTCGGGCACGGTCTGGGCTATTTTCTCAAATACTACGTTTTAAAGCGGGGATTTTTGGACGGCCGGGCCGGATTTTTACTGGCTGTCAACTCCATGTACTACGGCTTTCTGAAGTATGCTCATCTGATGGATATCCGGGCCCGTCAGGATATCGAGAAACCGTCAACATGA
- a CDS encoding P-II family nitrogen regulator, protein MKMIIAFVRPESLNAVKAELYSRQIFNMSVTNVLGSGRQKGFTETYRGVVMEVNLLKKVRLEIGVNDTFVDAAVEAIMKGAYTGKEGDGVIFVQEILKSYRVRTREEGSTAIG, encoded by the coding sequence ATGAAGATGATCATTGCATTCGTCAGGCCCGAAAGCCTGAATGCGGTCAAGGCGGAACTCTATTCCCGGCAGATTTTCAATATGTCCGTGACCAACGTTTTGGGCAGCGGCAGGCAGAAGGGATTTACCGAAACCTACCGGGGAGTGGTCATGGAAGTGAACCTGCTCAAGAAGGTTCGATTGGAGATCGGGGTCAACGACACCTTCGTGGACGCGGCCGTGGAGGCCATCATGAAGGGGGCCTACACCGGCAAGGAGGGGGACGGGGTGATTTTCGTCCAGGAAATCCTGAAATCCTATAGGGTCAGAACCAGGGAGGAAGGCTCCACGGCCATAGGCTAG
- a CDS encoding HD domain-containing protein → MGCVRPCPDVCFSTQSQKGWQYVKKKTRFVSELKSGDAVQDVFYLAEARLGQAKNGPFWSLRIMDKTGEMPGRIWSPQSGQYRELQSGLFVVVSGKATNFNDQVQMIVDSLETVDESEVDMADFLAMSDLPPEELWVRLAELLRREIGSKSWRRFCARVLGDDEIKAALLWAPGAKSIHHAYAGGLLEHTLAVCQICLEISRLYPILDRDCLLAAAAFHDLGKAWELSSGLSRDYTNQGRLVGHVVMGLLVLNPFLEKAKGLSEDDILHFKHLLLSHHGEYEFGAPRRPKTAEAWVLHLADNMDAKLKTTEEALNEVEPGHWSPYVRSMNRFLFQPVRPPKDDPRPRSKSTTQLTIPLSFNEDGLADEPPF, encoded by the coding sequence ATGGGGTGTGTCAGGCCATGTCCTGACGTTTGTTTTTCTACCCAAAGCCAGAAGGGTTGGCAATACGTGAAGAAAAAAACACGGTTCGTTTCGGAATTGAAGTCCGGGGATGCGGTCCAGGACGTTTTTTATCTGGCCGAAGCCAGACTGGGCCAGGCAAAGAACGGGCCCTTTTGGAGTCTTCGGATCATGGACAAGACGGGTGAGATGCCCGGTCGGATCTGGAGTCCCCAGAGCGGTCAATACCGGGAACTCCAGTCTGGACTCTTTGTCGTTGTTTCCGGCAAGGCCACGAATTTCAACGACCAGGTTCAGATGATCGTCGATTCCCTGGAAACTGTGGATGAGAGCGAAGTAGACATGGCCGATTTTTTGGCCATGTCGGACCTTCCGCCGGAGGAATTGTGGGTCCGTCTGGCCGAATTGCTCCGCCGGGAGATTGGATCGAAATCCTGGAGGCGTTTCTGCGCCAGGGTTCTGGGAGATGATGAGATCAAGGCCGCGTTGCTCTGGGCGCCCGGAGCCAAATCCATCCATCACGCCTACGCTGGAGGATTGCTCGAGCACACCTTGGCCGTGTGCCAGATCTGCCTGGAGATATCCCGCCTGTACCCAATCCTGGATCGGGACTGTCTTCTTGCCGCGGCAGCCTTCCACGACCTGGGCAAGGCCTGGGAATTGAGTTCAGGGCTGTCTCGCGACTACACCAATCAGGGTCGGCTGGTGGGGCACGTGGTCATGGGCCTGCTGGTGCTGAATCCGTTTCTGGAGAAGGCCAAGGGCCTGAGCGAGGACGATATCCTCCACTTCAAGCATCTGCTTCTCAGTCACCACGGGGAATATGAGTTCGGGGCACCAAGAAGACCCAAGACCGCCGAGGCATGGGTTCTGCATCTAGCGGACAATATGGATGCCAAGCTCAAGACAACCGAGGAGGCACTGAACGAGGTGGAACCCGGACATTGGAGCCCGTATGTCCGGTCCATGAATCGTTTTCTCTTTCAGCCGGTCAGACCGCCGAAAGACGATCCACGACCTAGATCGAAGTCCACAACCCAGTTGACCATTCCGCTGTCCTTCAACGAGGACGGCCTTGCGGACGAGCCCCCGTTCTGA
- a CDS encoding ammonium transporter, which produces MELRKRKIWAAPMLIGALIALVPETAQAEEFLSQANANILWTLLAAVLVMFMQAGFAMVETGFTRAKNAGNIIMKNVLDFSAGSVIFFLIGFGLMFGTDVGGWFGSSGFSLAGTDATTAEGQWTLTFWFFQSVFAATAATIVSGAIAERTKFEAYVIVSLVVTGFIYPIFGHWAWGSLWLGDSGAGWLEGLGFVDFAGSTVVHSVGAWIGLAGAVVLGARTGKYSVDGKSRAITGHNMPLAALGVFILWFGWFGFNPGSTTTADGTIGYIAVNTSLAAGAGALGAMIMAWIRFGKPDISMSLNGVLAGLVGITAGCFEVSPVGAIVIGILCGLTVVLSIEFLDKVLKIDDPVGAVSVHGVCGALGTICVGIFAAPGYGDLTGLLYGGGIGQLLIQFLGVGTAFVWAFGCGLLAFLAIKAIVGIRVTREEELKGLDISEHGMESYSGFQIFTTE; this is translated from the coding sequence ATGGAATTGAGAAAGAGGAAGATATGGGCCGCGCCCATGCTGATTGGAGCATTGATCGCCTTGGTTCCGGAGACGGCCCAGGCCGAAGAGTTTTTGAGCCAGGCCAACGCCAATATTCTTTGGACGCTATTGGCGGCGGTTCTGGTCATGTTCATGCAGGCCGGGTTCGCCATGGTCGAGACGGGATTCACCAGGGCCAAGAACGCCGGGAACATCATCATGAAGAATGTCCTCGACTTCAGTGCCGGGTCGGTGATTTTTTTTCTCATCGGTTTCGGGCTCATGTTCGGGACGGATGTGGGCGGCTGGTTCGGGTCATCGGGCTTCAGTCTGGCCGGAACGGACGCGACCACAGCCGAGGGTCAGTGGACCCTGACTTTCTGGTTCTTCCAGTCCGTGTTCGCGGCCACGGCGGCGACCATCGTTTCCGGAGCCATCGCCGAGCGGACCAAGTTCGAGGCGTACGTCATCGTCAGTCTTGTTGTCACCGGATTCATCTATCCCATTTTCGGCCATTGGGCCTGGGGAAGTTTGTGGCTCGGCGATTCGGGCGCGGGGTGGCTTGAGGGGCTGGGATTCGTGGATTTCGCAGGTTCGACCGTGGTCCACTCTGTCGGGGCCTGGATCGGGCTGGCCGGGGCCGTCGTCCTCGGGGCCAGGACCGGGAAATACAGCGTTGACGGCAAGTCCCGGGCCATCACCGGGCACAACATGCCCTTGGCAGCCCTGGGCGTCTTTATCCTCTGGTTCGGCTGGTTCGGGTTCAATCCCGGAAGCACGACCACGGCCGATGGAACCATCGGGTACATTGCGGTGAACACGAGTCTTGCCGCCGGGGCCGGAGCCCTTGGCGCCATGATCATGGCCTGGATCAGATTCGGCAAGCCGGACATATCCATGAGCCTGAACGGAGTTCTGGCCGGCCTGGTGGGCATTACGGCCGGATGCTTCGAAGTTTCACCGGTCGGGGCCATCGTCATCGGTATTCTGTGCGGCCTGACAGTGGTCTTGTCCATCGAGTTCTTGGACAAGGTCCTCAAGATCGACGATCCGGTGGGCGCCGTTTCCGTACACGGGGTGTGCGGGGCCTTGGGAACGATCTGTGTCGGGATCTTCGCCGCACCCGGGTATGGCGATCTGACCGGTCTTCTGTATGGGGGAGGCATCGGCCAGCTTCTCATTCAGTTCTTGGGTGTGGGCACGGCCTTTGTCTGGGCCTTCGGCTGCGGCCTGCTCGCCTTTCTGGCAATCAAAGCCATCGTCGGGATCAGGGTGACGAGGGAAGAGGAGCTCAAGGGCCTGGACATCAGCGAACACGGCATGGAGTCCTACAGCGGGTTCCAGATTTTTACCACGGAATAA
- the tmk gene encoding dTMP kinase, producing the protein MFITLEGIEGCGKSTQADLLAGYLEKSLGREVVRTRQPGGSSLGAELRRILLNPANSNLDVLSELFLYLADRAQHVSSLIRPALERGGIVVCDRYADSTVVYQGYGRGLDPKLLQGLNEVAVSGLWPDLTLLLDLAPEVGLKRALTRNLKENKASSEGRFEAESLAFHGRVREGYLTWAALHQDRFQIIEAAGHVDEVFEKIRSVLEAWMAGRGVS; encoded by the coding sequence ATGTTCATAACACTGGAAGGCATTGAAGGATGCGGCAAGAGCACCCAGGCTGATTTGCTGGCCGGATATCTCGAGAAGTCCCTCGGGCGGGAGGTCGTCAGAACCCGTCAGCCGGGGGGGAGTTCCCTGGGTGCGGAACTTCGGCGGATCCTCTTGAACCCGGCCAATTCGAATCTGGATGTTTTGAGTGAGCTCTTCCTCTATCTCGCCGACAGGGCTCAGCATGTTTCCTCTCTCATCCGCCCAGCCCTCGAACGCGGAGGGATCGTCGTCTGCGACAGGTATGCGGACTCGACCGTGGTTTACCAGGGGTACGGCCGAGGGCTGGATCCAAAGCTGCTTCAAGGCCTGAACGAGGTGGCGGTGTCCGGACTCTGGCCCGATTTGACCCTGTTGCTGGACCTGGCTCCGGAGGTGGGTCTGAAACGGGCCTTGACCCGGAACCTCAAGGAGAACAAGGCCTCTTCCGAAGGGCGTTTCGAGGCCGAGAGTCTGGCCTTTCATGGCCGGGTTAGGGAAGGTTACCTGACCTGGGCGGCCTTGCACCAAGACCGGTTTCAAATCATCGAGGCCGCCGGCCATGTGGACGAGGTTTTTGAAAAGATCCGGTCGGTTCTGGAGGCCTGGATGGCCGGACGGGGAGTATCGTGA
- the fba gene encoding class II fructose-1,6-bisphosphate aldolase: MPLTSPKDMFARAYKEGFAVGGFNVNNMEIIQGIMAAGEAERSPLILQVSAGARKYAGQEYIIGLVEIATRDSDLPVVLHLDHGPDFEMCKNVIDGGFTSVMIDGSHLPYEENIAVTKKVVDYAHGKGVWVEAELGRLAGIEEHVQSEENVYTDPDQAVEFVQRTGCDSLAIAIGTSHGAYKFKGKPRLDFDRLDKITSLLPDYPLVLHGASSVIPEYVEMANAYGGKIAGARGVPEDLLRKAAASGVCKINIDTDIRLAVTAVIRKHFQEHPDHFDPRQYLTPARQAVQDMVRRKIRQVLGSSNKID, translated from the coding sequence ATGCCGCTCACTTCACCCAAAGACATGTTCGCAAGGGCCTACAAGGAAGGCTTCGCCGTCGGTGGATTCAATGTCAACAACATGGAAATAATCCAGGGCATCATGGCCGCCGGGGAGGCTGAACGATCCCCCCTCATCCTCCAGGTTTCGGCTGGAGCCCGCAAGTACGCCGGGCAAGAATACATTATCGGTCTGGTGGAGATCGCCACCCGGGACAGTGATCTTCCGGTGGTCCTCCACCTGGACCACGGTCCGGATTTCGAGATGTGCAAAAACGTCATAGACGGTGGATTCACCTCGGTCATGATCGACGGATCCCATCTGCCTTACGAGGAGAATATCGCCGTGACCAAAAAAGTCGTTGACTATGCCCACGGCAAGGGGGTCTGGGTGGAGGCCGAACTGGGGCGGTTGGCCGGCATCGAGGAACATGTCCAGTCCGAGGAGAACGTTTACACCGACCCCGACCAGGCCGTTGAATTCGTTCAGCGCACCGGGTGCGACTCTCTGGCCATCGCCATCGGGACCAGCCACGGGGCCTACAAATTCAAGGGCAAACCTCGTCTGGACTTCGATCGGCTCGACAAGATCACCTCCCTCTTGCCCGACTATCCCCTGGTCCTTCACGGGGCCTCTTCGGTCATTCCCGAGTACGTTGAAATGGCCAACGCCTACGGGGGCAAGATCGCCGGAGCCAGGGGCGTTCCCGAGGACCTGCTCCGCAAGGCCGCCGCTTCAGGCGTCTGCAAGATCAACATCGACACCGACATCCGCCTGGCCGTGACCGCCGTCATCCGCAAGCATTTTCAGGAACACCCAGACCATTTCGATCCTAGGCAATATCTGACCCCGGCCCGCCAGGCCGTCCAGGACATGGTCCGGCGCAAGATCCGCCAGGTCCTGGGTTCCTCCAACAAGATCGACTAA
- the surE gene encoding 5'/3'-nucleotidase SurE, protein MHILLTNDDGIRAIGLRSLYQALVAADHRVTVVAPMTEQSAVGHAVTMFSPLRLKLVEEAGFVGHGVSGTPADCVKLALASLLDSTPDRIVSGINSGANVGVDILYSGTVSAATEGALTGIPALAVSVDDYRPTDLAHQARFAASFLESPVWENLPERCVLNLNLPAGPFSAHKPLRVCPQTTAVYSDEYDIRIDPRGNPYYWLHGQIPRDRLGPGTDRELLDRGHITLTPLRFDFTDHALLDRIAAVCAPMDPVEFLSKD, encoded by the coding sequence ATGCACATTCTTTTGACCAATGATGACGGAATTCGTGCCATCGGCCTGAGAAGCCTCTACCAAGCCCTGGTCGCAGCCGACCACCGGGTCACCGTGGTCGCGCCCATGACCGAACAGAGCGCGGTGGGACACGCTGTGACCATGTTCTCCCCTCTGCGGCTTAAGCTGGTGGAAGAAGCTGGATTCGTGGGACACGGCGTGTCCGGAACCCCGGCCGATTGCGTCAAGTTGGCCCTGGCTTCCCTGCTGGACTCGACGCCGGACAGAATTGTTTCCGGAATCAACAGTGGGGCCAATGTCGGAGTGGACATCCTCTACTCGGGAACGGTGTCTGCGGCCACTGAAGGGGCCCTGACCGGCATTCCCGCACTGGCCGTTTCCGTCGACGACTACCGGCCGACGGATCTCGCCCATCAGGCCAGATTCGCGGCCTCCTTCCTTGAATCTCCAGTATGGGAAAATCTGCCCGAACGCTGCGTTCTGAACCTCAACCTCCCCGCCGGTCCCTTTTCCGCCCACAAGCCACTGCGGGTCTGCCCCCAGACCACGGCCGTCTACAGCGACGAATACGATATCAGGATCGACCCCCGGGGCAACCCCTACTACTGGCTCCACGGGCAGATTCCTCGAGATCGGCTTGGACCTGGAACCGACCGCGAACTCTTGGACCGGGGACATATCACCCTGACCCCACTTCGATTTGATTTTACAGACCATGCATTGCTCGACCGAATCGCCGCTGTGTGCGCACCGATGGACCCGGTCGAATTCCTCTCAAAAGACTAA
- the cysK gene encoding cysteine synthase A encodes MLTDNILDLIGNTPLIRLKDEPIYAKAEFLNPGGSIKDRVALAMLEGAERDGRLGPGSVIVEPTSGNTGIGLALVGRLKGYTVRIVMPENMSEERKKLITSLGAELILTPARESIAGAVRVVREMQAADPEIFVPQQFENQDNPRVHYQETARELWRQTSGNIDCFVAGVGSGGTLQGIGTFLKEHRPGIRIVAVEPKNVSALLGHEPGLHQIQGIGDGFVPAVLDVSIVDEIIEVTDEDAIETTRELGRNFGLLVGISSGANVWAARRLVERGCGSVATILPDRAERYFSTALM; translated from the coding sequence ATGCTCACCGACAACATATTGGACCTCATCGGCAACACCCCCCTCATCCGCCTGAAGGACGAACCCATCTACGCCAAGGCCGAATTCCTCAATCCCGGGGGAAGCATCAAGGATCGGGTGGCCCTGGCCATGCTCGAAGGGGCCGAACGCGACGGCCGCCTCGGACCCGGGTCCGTCATCGTCGAGCCCACCTCGGGCAACACCGGCATCGGCCTGGCCCTGGTCGGCCGGCTCAAGGGCTACACGGTGCGCATCGTCATGCCCGAGAACATGAGCGAGGAACGCAAGAAGCTCATTACCTCCCTTGGCGCCGAACTCATCCTCACTCCTGCCCGGGAGTCCATTGCCGGGGCCGTGCGCGTGGTCAGGGAAATGCAGGCCGCCGACCCCGAAATCTTCGTCCCCCAACAATTCGAGAACCAGGACAACCCTCGAGTCCACTATCAGGAAACGGCCCGTGAGCTCTGGCGTCAGACTTCGGGCAATATCGACTGCTTCGTGGCCGGGGTGGGCAGCGGCGGAACCCTTCAGGGCATTGGAACCTTCCTCAAGGAGCACCGGCCCGGGATCCGCATCGTGGCCGTGGAGCCTAAGAACGTCTCGGCCCTCCTTGGCCACGAGCCTGGTCTGCACCAGATTCAGGGCATCGGAGACGGTTTTGTTCCCGCCGTCCTGGATGTCTCCATCGTGGACGAAATCATCGAGGTCACCGATGAGGACGCCATCGAAACCACCCGGGAACTCGGCCGCAACTTCGGCCTGCTGGTGGGCATTTCCTCCGGGGCCAATGTCTGGGCGGCCCGACGACTCGTCGAGCGCGGCTGCGGCAGCGTGGCCACCATCCTTCCCGACCGGGCCGAACGCTATTTCAGCACCGCCCTCATGTAG